In Rhodamnia argentea isolate NSW1041297 chromosome 4, ASM2092103v1, whole genome shotgun sequence, the following proteins share a genomic window:
- the LOC115753750 gene encoding protein PHOX1-like: MGKPTAKKKQPVAPKPGDAQGKPSKPSDRNSKAFDEDTAVFITMSQELKEEGNKLFQKKDHEGAMLKYEKALKLLPKNHIDVAYLRSNMAGCYMQLGIGEYPRAINECNLALEVSPKYSKALLKRAKCYEVLNRLDFALRDVNNVLSMEPNNLTALELVEKVKKAISDKGIQIEDKEVVLENNESPSALPVRKLAKEKSKKKRSGKVEEKKAEDKMVIEDSTPIVKDKEVVLKTIKEEKEITKDVKEEHKVVTRTVKLVLGEDIRWAQLPLNCSVKLVRDVVLNRFPGLKGVLMKYRDREGDLVTITTTDELRLAETSSEQQGSFRLYVAEVSPDQEPGYERNEGELDNIEKETAAVIDDGQFEKEGNIEKGSAGAEDWIIEFARLFKNHVGFDSDSYLDLHELGMKLYSEAMEDAVTSEDAQKLFEIAAEKFQEMSALALLNWGNVHMSRARKRVFFSEDNSRDTILSQIKTAYDWANKEYIKAGLRYEEALKMKPNFYEGLLALGQQQFEQAKLCWYYAIGNNIDLETASSDVLMLYNKAEDSMERGMQMYEEIEEQRLNGISRGEKDKAQLQKMGLDALLKEASLEEAAEQVANMKSQIYLLWGTLLYERSVVEYRLELPTWEECVEVAVEKFELAGASPTDIAVMIKNHCSNETALEGFKIDEIVQAWNEMYDAKRWQIGVPSFRLEPLFRRQVPKLHSILEHL, from the exons ATGGGAAAGCCCACAGCGAAGAAGAAGCAACCTGTTGCACCGAAACCCGGAGATGCTCAGGGCAAGCCGAGCAAACCCTCCGACCGCAACTCCAAAGCCTTTGATGAAGACACTGCGGTTTTCATCACCATGTCTCAGGAGCTCAAGGAAGAAGGTAACAAGCTCTTTCAGAAAAAGGATCATGAAGGAGCCATGTTGAAGTACGAAAAGGCCCTTAAACTTTTGCCAAAAAATCATATTGATGTCGCTTACCTGCGCAGCAATATGGCCGGTTGCTACATGCAGTTGGGTATTGGCGAATATCCGCGAGCAATCAATGAATGCAATTTAGCATTAGAAGTGTCCCCTAAGTATAGTAAAGCGCTCTTGAAGCGCGCGAAATGCTACGAGGTGTTGAATAGGTTGGATTTTGCACTGAGAGATGTTAATAATGTCCTGAGTATGGAGCCGAATAATTTAACTGCGCTAGAACTTGTGGAGAAGGTGAAAAAGGCCATTAGTGATAAAGGTATCCAGATTGAGGACAAAGAAGTTGTCTTGGAGAATAATGAGTCCCCTAGTGCATTGCCTGTGCGCAAATTGGCAAAAGAGAAgtcgaagaagaaaaggagtGGCAAAGTTGAGGAGAAGAAGGCTGAGGATAAGATGGTAATAGAGGATTCGACGCCTATTGTGAAAGATAAGGAAGTGGTTTTGAAGACTatcaaggaagagaaagagataaCTAAGGATGTTAAGGAAGAACACAAAGTGGTTACCAGGACAGTGAAATTGGTTTTGGGTGAGGACATAAGATGGGCTCAGTTGCCGCTAAATTGCAGTGTAAAGTTGGTGCGGGATGTTGTGTTGAATAGGTTTCCTGGCCTGAAGGGCGTTCTCATGAAGTATAGGGATCGAGAAGGTGATTTGGTCACTATCACTACTACGGATGAGCTCAGGTTGGCTGAAACATCCAGTGAGCAGCAGGGTTCGTTTAGATTGTATGTTGCAGAAGTTAGTCCTGATCAGGAGCCGGGATATGAGCGAAATGAGGGGGAGTTGGACAACATCGAGAAAGAAACAGCTGCTGTGATTGACGATGGTCAAtttgagaaagaaggaaatatCGAGAAGGGCTCTGCTGGCGCAGAGGACTGGATCATTGAATTTGCACGGCTGTTTAAGAACCACGTCGGGTTCGATTCTGATTCTTACTTGGATCTTCATGAGCTAGGGATGAAACTTTATTCCGAGGCGATGGAAGATGCAGTCACAAGTGAAGATGCTCAAAAACTTTTTGAGATTGCTGCAGAGAAGTTCCAAGAAATGTCAGCTCTAGCATTGTTGAATTGGGGCAATGTTCATATGTCCAGAGCGAGGAAGCGAGTTTTCTTCTCGGAAGATAATTCTAGGGACACTATACTTTCACAAATTAAAACCGCTTATGACTGGGCAAATAAGGAATATATCAAGGCAGGACTGAGGTACGAGGAAGCTCTGAAAATGAAACCCAATTTCTACGAAGGTCTGCTTGCACTTGGGCAGCAGCAGTTTGAGCAGGCAAAGCTCTGCTGGTATTACGCGATTGGGAACAATATTGACTTGGAGACTGCTTCTTCTGACGTCCTAATGCTCTATAACAAGGCTGAAGATAGCATGGAGAGAGGAATGCAGATGTATGAGGAGATAGAGGAGCAACGTCTCAATGGTATTTCTAGAGGAGAGAAAGATAAAGCTCAGCTCCAAAAGATGGGACTTGATGCTTTATTGAAAGAGGCGTCTCTGGAGGAAGCTGCTGAACAGGTTGCCAATATGAAGTCACAGATATACCTTTTGTGGGGCACCTTACTTTATGAGCGTTCTGTTGTAGAGTATAGGCTAGAGTTACCAACCTGGGAAGAATGCGTGGAGGTTGCTGTGGAAAAGTTTGAACTCGCTGGAGCATCTCCTACAGATATAGCTGTCATGATTAAGAACCATTGCTCAAATGAAACCGCTCTGGAAG GGTTCAAGATCGATGAGATTGTCCAGGCATGGAATGAGATGTATGATGCTAAGAGATGGCAGATCGGTGTTCCGTCTTTCCGTTTAGAGCCATTGTTCCGCCGGCAGGTTCCGAAACTTCATTCAATCCTGGAGCACCTATGA
- the LOC115753752 gene encoding calcium uptake protein, mitochondrial-like → MLASRSFKRRPPASSPLIRRLSARRFSTQPQPDPSPPPPPPVPIIAAADRRRAGLASGSLLQFLSSIALGSGLGVAYWHCASEGDGLKPFVAFADSSTTPAAESAVDDRRSRSRSLFRKLSFPDYSPKYLFGDEYRRRVFFNYEKRIRLRSPPEKVFEYFASFRTPEGETLMKPADLMRAVVPVFPPSESHLVREGYLIGERNPGELRCAPSEFFMLFDVNNDGLISFKEYIFFVTLLSIPESSFSVAFKMFDIDHSREIDKQEFKKVMSLMRAHNRQGAQHRDGRRTGLKARGSVDDGGLVEYFFGKDGKECLQHDKFVQFMRDLHDEMLNLEFAHYDYKQRGTISAKDFALSMVASADMKHLHRLLDRVDLLDKEPHLTNLRISLEEFKKFADLRKKLQPFSLALFTYGEVNGLLTRKDFQRAASHVCGISLTDNVVELIFHVFDLNQDGNLSAEEFVRVLRRREKDIAKPEGDGLMGLLSCCHQCGNKYTIERVLS, encoded by the exons ATGCTCGCCTCGCGATCCTTCAAGCGCCGGCCTCCAGCCTCCTCCCCCCTCATCCGCCGCCTCTCAGCTCGCCGCTTCTCTACCCAACCGCAGCCCGATCCTTCCCCTCCTCCGCCTCCACCGGTCCCCATCATCGCCGCGGCTGATCGGCGCCGCGCAGGCCTTGCCTCCGGCTCGCTCTTGCAGTTCCTCTCCAGCATTGCCTTGGGCTCCGGCCTCGGGGTCGCGTACTGGCACTGCGCTTCCGAGGGCGACGGTTTGAAGCCGTTCGTGGCCTTCGCCGACTCGTCGACGACGCCCGCTGCTGAATCTGCGGTCGACGATCGCCGGTCGCGGTCGCGGTCGCTGTTCCGGAAATTGTCTTTTCCTGATTATAGCCCCAAGTATCTTTTTGGAG ATGAGTATAGGAGGAGGGTCTTCTTCAACTATGAGAAGCGAATCCGGTTGCGAAGTCCTCCTGAGAAG gtttttgaatattttgcatCTTTCCGAACCCCAGAAGGAGAAACACTCATGAAACCAGCAGATTTAATGCGTGCAGTTGTTCCTGTTTTCCCTCCTTCTGAATCACACCTGGTTCGAGAGGGGTATTTGATAGGAGAGAGGAATCCTGGGGAGCTACGATGTGCTCCATCGGAATTCTTTATGCTTTTTGATGTCAACAATGATGGACTCATATCGTTTAAAGA GTACATATTTTTTGTAACACTACTCAGTATCCCAGAATCAAGCTTCTCAGTCGCATTCAAAATGTTTGACATAGACCATAGCAG GGAGATAGACAAGCAAGAATTTAAGAAAGTGATGTCTCTGATGCGAGCTCACAACCGACAAGGGGCACAACATAGGGATGGACGTCGAACTGGATTAAAAGCTAGGGGTTCTGTTGACGATGGTGGCCTGGTTGAGTACTTCTTTGGCAAAGATGGGAAGGAATGTCTTCAGCATGATAAATTTGTCCAGTTCATGAGAGATTTGCATGATGAG ATGCTTAATTTGGAGTTCGCTCATTATGACTACAAACAGAGGGGAACCATATCTGCTAAAGATTTCGCATTGTCCATGGTTGCTTCTGCTGACATGAAACATTTGCACCGTTTGCTGGATCGAGTTGATCTATTAGACAAAGAACCGCATCTTACAAATTTGCGTATTTCACTAGAGGAATTTAAGAAGTTTGCAGACCTACGCAAAAAATTGCAGCCATTTTCCTTGGCCCTTTTCACTTACGGAGAAGTAAATGGTTTACTCACTAGAAAAGACTTTCAGCGAGCTGCCTCTCAT GTTTGTGGCATCTCGCTCACGGATAATGTCGTTGAGCTCATTTTCCACGTGTTCGACTTAAATCAGGATGGAAACTTAAGTGCAGAGGAATTTGTTAGAGTTCTTCGCAGACGGGAAAAGGACATTGCAAAGCCAGAAGGCGATGGTCTCATGGGGTTGCTGTCTTGTTGCCACCAGTGTGGAAACAAATACACGATCGAGCGCGTGCTTTCTTGA
- the LOC115753751 gene encoding uncharacterized protein LOC115753751, with translation MMATTELSFFNLLFATVNPLALSVRANHKPVESSGLSLTMALKLFLVPTLFLLVSSAFASSSHGDSLFRPFEAPSPTGWDWESKAKLLGTTAREYVIGPSTDLFENSMSALAAQRTYRRDPLDGFKRYTEGWNLKDHHYWASVGFTAAPLLVIAAMWFLGFGVCLLVMVCCSCSRKQPDGQKSAAAYQLSLIFLVIFGIASIIGCLVLYTGQGRFHRTTSGALEYVVNQADLTVGKLKGVSDIIAQAKQVGVDKVFVPPSVQTDIDQIEAKIDSSTSALAGQTVENSDDMRHLLDSVRLALILTAAVMLSLTLTGLLLSVIRMQFLLYILVIVGWLLVSGSFILSGTFLVLHNVAGDTCVAMDEWVQYPSAHTALDEILPCMDDVTVQETQQRSKEVTYQLAEVVNQVITNVSNLNFSPNFPTMYINQSGPPVPILCNPFHSDLTDRACSSGEVDLNNAREVWRGFVCQASATGICMTTGRLTPSFYDQMSSAVNASYGLYYDTPSLTDLQDCTFVRQTFSEVHAKYCPGLQRYSKWVYVGLVIVSVSVMLSLILCLLYRREHDGYVYTKEFEEHKHSQ, from the exons ATGATGGCTACCACTGAACTCAGCTTCTTCAACCTTTTGTTTGCAACTGTTAACCCCCTCGCTTTGTCCGTGAGGGCGAACCACAAACCAGTAGAGAGCTCAGGGCTTTCTCTCACCATGGCTCTAAAACTCTTTCTTGTCCCCACTTTGTTCCTTCTTGTTTCCTCAGCTTTCGCCTCTTCCTCGCATGGAGACTCTCTCTTTCGACCCTTTGAAGCACCATCACCTACAg GGTGGGACTGGGAAAGCAAAGCGAAGTTACTGGGGACGACCGCGCGAGAATATGTTATAGGCCCGAGTACTGATCTCTTTGAGAACTCGATGTCTGCTTTGGCCGCACAGAGGACTTACAGGAGAGACCCTCTCGATGGGTTCAAAAGATACACAGAGGGGTGGAATCTGAAAGACCATCACTACTGGGCT TCTGTGGGTTTTACTGCGGCTCCATTGCTTGTCATCGCAGCAATGTGGTTCCTTGGCTTCGGTGTTTGCTTGTTGGTCATGGTTTGTTGTTCTTGCAGTAGAAAGCAGCCTGATGGACAAAAGAGTGCTGCTGCTTATCAACTCTCTCttatttttcttgtcattttcgGCATTGCTTCAAt CATTGGATGCCTTGTTCTCTATACAGGCCAGGGAAGGTTCCACAGAACCACAAGCGGAGCATTGGAGTATGTTGTGAATCAGGCTGATCTCACTGTAGGGAAACTGAAAGGTGTGTCGGATATTATTGCCCAAGCCAAGCAGGTTGGAGTCGATAAAGTTTTTGTGCCTCCTAGTGTTCAGACTGATATTGACCAGATTGAAGCAAAAATAGACTCATCAACCAGTGCTCTTGCTGGCCAAACTGTAGAGAACTCCGACGACATGCGGCATCTCCTGGATTCAGT GAGACTGGCACTTATCTTAACAGCTGCAGTCATGCTTTCCTTGACACTGACCGGACTCT TGCTATCGGTCATTCGGATGCAATTTCTCTTGTACAT CCTAGTGATCGTTGGATGGCTACTTGTTTCTGGCAGTTTTATCTTATCCGGCACATTTCTGGTCCTCCATAA TGTGGCTGGAGACACTTGTGTAGCGATGGATGAATGGGTTCAATACCCTTCAGCACACACTGCTTTAGATGAAATACTTCCGTGCATGGATGACGTGACTGTCCAAGAAACACAACAGCGAAGCAAGGAAGTAACTTATCAACTGGCTGAGGTGGTCAACCAGGTCATAACCAACGTGTCGAATCTAAATTTCTCGCCCAACTTCCCAACAATGTACATCAATCAGTCAGGTCCGCCAGTGCCGATCCTCTGTAATCCTTTCCACTCCGATCTGACTGATCGAGCTTGCTCATCTGGTGAAGTAGACCTCAACAATGCAAGAGAG GTCTGGAGGGGCTTTGTCTGTCAGGCTTCAGCGACAGGAATCTGCATGACGACAGGACGCTTGACACCATCCTTCTATGACCAGATGTCTTCTGCGGTGAATGCGAGCTACGGGCTGTACTACGACACTCCTTCCCTAACTGACCTACAAGACTGCACATTCGTCCGCCAAACATTCAGCGAAGTACATGCGAAGTATTGTCCTGGTTTGCAGCGATACAGCAAATGGGTGTACGTCGGTTTAGTGATCGTCTCCGTTTCGGTGATGCTCTCTCTCATCTTGTGCCTTCTGTATAGGCGGGAGCATGACGGGTATGTCTATACAAAGGAATTCGAAGAGCACAAACATTCTCAGTGA